The Actinomadura sp. WMMB 499 genome includes a window with the following:
- a CDS encoding DUF3488 and transglutaminase-like domain-containing protein gives MRLRMTMTAALATLAGAVGLYPLFETAGWFAAGLGAVLAVAAGGLIARRLRLPAALQPLATLLALLLCLNLVYAGPESLLGVVPTPESLGRLLDLADGGWASANRYAAPVPVLPGIGLLTAAGIGLVAVLVDFLAVGLRRAAPAGLPLLAMYSVPAAVRDDGIGWLPFAVGALGFLALLMADSREQVGGWGPLVARRRWSAPRDPADAEAADAALPASLAAAATSGGRRIALGAVAVAVLLPTAVPGLQERGILDLRGGSGGDTRTVTTPDPLVSLKRELTRLDDSTVLTYRTEDPIGPGYLRLYALDRFDGDRWTYSPMSTRDTDRLREGEPLPDPPGLTTGASRRVTTQVSVREEVRDMSFLPLPYAPERVAIDGDWRADPESLMVYSLRDSASGRTYTVQSRIPQPSGDELEDSDGYSARIVRRYTELPRGIPDEVRTLTRNVAAGASTAHDQAVLLQRWFTETGGYAYDLSAPAPKRRSDLVDFLLHSKRGYCEQFAASMALMARILGIPARVAMGYTAGVQTGPDEWTVRSRDAHAWPELYFPGSGWVRFEPTPSGIQGQGTATAPSYSTPETSSGVGTGSDSSSAEDSGSSAAEESAAPQNPRQDPGAGNPGDAAAGQEAADDGFRAAPWLAGGLVALLALAVPAVARVIARRRRWAALTGNGTGPDDSAGDGPPGPSGGRPAAPGEADRRDPATAAHAAWRELRADALDHGLEWRAGDSPRAAARRLGELLELDPAGTQALRRIARAEELARYSRRRSAEPPERLRADVRTVREAVAAAAGRRARLRARLLPPSTLAEARGTLRSAGDRVTALADRPDGPVARLRALGERVRRG, from the coding sequence ATGAGGCTGCGGATGACGATGACGGCCGCGCTGGCGACGCTCGCCGGCGCGGTGGGGCTGTACCCGCTGTTCGAGACGGCGGGCTGGTTCGCGGCGGGCCTCGGCGCGGTGCTCGCGGTGGCGGCGGGCGGGCTGATCGCCCGGCGGCTGCGGCTGCCCGCCGCGCTGCAACCGCTCGCCACCCTGCTCGCACTCCTGCTGTGCCTGAACCTGGTGTACGCGGGGCCGGAGTCGCTGCTGGGCGTGGTCCCGACGCCCGAGTCGCTGGGCCGCCTGCTCGACCTGGCCGACGGCGGCTGGGCATCGGCGAACCGGTACGCGGCGCCGGTGCCGGTGCTGCCCGGGATCGGGCTGCTGACGGCCGCGGGCATCGGCCTGGTCGCGGTGCTGGTCGACTTCCTGGCGGTGGGGCTGCGCCGGGCGGCGCCCGCCGGGCTGCCGCTGCTGGCCATGTACAGCGTGCCGGCGGCGGTGCGGGACGACGGCATCGGCTGGCTGCCGTTCGCGGTGGGCGCGCTGGGCTTCCTCGCCCTGCTGATGGCCGACTCCCGCGAGCAGGTCGGCGGCTGGGGGCCGCTGGTGGCGCGGCGGCGCTGGTCGGCGCCGCGGGACCCGGCGGACGCCGAGGCGGCGGACGCGGCGCTGCCGGCGTCGCTCGCGGCGGCGGCGACGTCGGGCGGGCGCCGGATCGCGCTGGGCGCGGTGGCCGTCGCGGTGCTGCTCCCGACGGCGGTGCCCGGCCTGCAGGAGCGCGGCATCCTCGACCTGCGCGGCGGGTCGGGCGGCGACACCCGGACGGTGACGACGCCGGATCCGCTGGTCAGCCTGAAGCGGGAGCTGACCCGGCTGGACGACTCCACGGTGCTGACCTACCGCACCGAGGATCCGATCGGGCCGGGCTACCTGCGCCTGTACGCGCTCGACCGGTTCGACGGCGACCGGTGGACCTACAGCCCGATGAGCACCCGGGACACCGACCGGCTGCGGGAGGGCGAGCCGCTGCCGGACCCGCCGGGCCTGACGACCGGCGCGTCCCGCCGCGTGACGACGCAGGTGTCGGTCCGCGAGGAGGTGCGCGACATGTCCTTCCTCCCGCTGCCCTACGCGCCGGAGCGGGTGGCGATCGACGGCGACTGGCGGGCGGATCCCGAGTCGCTGATGGTGTACTCGCTGCGCGACTCGGCGAGCGGCCGCACCTACACCGTCCAGAGCCGGATCCCGCAGCCGAGCGGCGACGAGCTGGAGGACTCGGACGGCTATTCGGCGCGGATCGTCCGCCGCTACACCGAACTGCCGCGCGGCATCCCCGACGAGGTCCGGACGCTGACCCGCAACGTCGCCGCGGGCGCGTCGACCGCGCACGACCAGGCCGTCCTGCTGCAGCGGTGGTTCACCGAGACCGGCGGGTACGCCTATGACCTGTCCGCCCCCGCGCCGAAGCGGCGCAGCGACCTGGTCGACTTCCTGCTGCACAGCAAGCGCGGGTACTGCGAGCAGTTCGCCGCGTCGATGGCGCTGATGGCGCGGATCCTGGGGATCCCCGCGCGGGTGGCGATGGGGTACACCGCCGGGGTGCAGACCGGCCCGGACGAGTGGACGGTGCGGTCGCGCGACGCGCACGCGTGGCCGGAGCTGTACTTCCCGGGTTCGGGGTGGGTGCGGTTCGAGCCGACCCCCTCGGGGATCCAGGGGCAGGGCACGGCCACCGCGCCGTCCTACAGCACGCCGGAGACCTCCAGCGGCGTGGGGACGGGCTCGGACTCGTCCTCCGCCGAGGACTCGGGGTCCTCGGCGGCCGAGGAGTCGGCGGCGCCGCAGAACCCCCGGCAGGACCCGGGGGCGGGGAACCCCGGCGACGCCGCGGCGGGGCAGGAGGCGGCGGACGACGGCTTCCGGGCGGCACCGTGGCTGGCGGGCGGCCTGGTCGCGCTGCTGGCCCTGGCGGTCCCGGCGGTGGCCCGGGTGATCGCGCGGCGGCGCCGGTGGGCGGCGCTCACCGGGAACGGGACGGGACCGGACGACAGCGCGGGCGACGGTCCGCCCGGACCGTCCGGGGGGCGGCCCGCCGCGCCGGGTGAGGCGGACCGGCGGGACCCGGCGACGGCGGCGCACGCGGCATGGCGGGAACTCCGCGCGGACGCGCTGGACCACGGGCTGGAGTGGCGCGCGGGGGACTCGCCGCGCGCGGCGGCACGGCGGCTCGGGGAGCTGCTGGAGCTGGACCCGGCGGGAACCCAGGCGCTGCGCCGGATCGCCCGGGCCGAGGAGCTGGCGCGGTACTCGCGGCGCCGGTCGGCGGAGCCGCCGGAGCGGCTGCGCGCGGACGTCCGGACGGTGCGGGAGGCGGTCGCGGCGGCGGCGGGGCGGCGGGCGCGGCTGCGGGCCCGGCTGCTGCCGCCGTCCACCCTGGCGGAGGCGCGCGGGACGCTGCGGTCGGCGGGCGACCGGGTGACCGCGCTGGCGGACCGGCCGGACGGTCCGGTCGCGCGGCTGCGGGCGCTGGGCGAGCGGGTCAGGCGCGGCTAG
- a CDS encoding DUF58 domain-containing protein, translated as MRRALAGLTTRGRSFVAAGATAITCAFVLGERDLLRAGVLVLVLPLLCTLAVARTRYRLACARRLAPARLPVGRESRIDLRLENVSRLPSGLLMVEDRIPYALGGRARFLIDRIEPQGARELRYRVRSDVRGRYRVGPLTVRLTDPFGMVELVRSFSAADSLTVTPEVVPLRPGRLSGAWTGGGDSLARAVAAAGEDDVAPRDYRHGDDLRRVHWRSTARRGELMVRREEQHWQSSGTLFLDTRRKAHLGDGPGGTFERAVSVTASIGVHLVRTGMRLRYVTDGGEELPAASADGAFEGLLLDSLAVVRRSTGSALPVEALAAGPGGGERGGLVIAVFGALSAEDAGTVAARWRGATRVAVLVGDGRADEAAAGAAADVPASRRAADLLRAGGWRVVTVRTAAELAEAWGRAGEDPARTG; from the coding sequence GTGCGCAGAGCGCTGGCCGGCCTCACCACGCGCGGGCGGTCGTTCGTCGCCGCGGGCGCGACCGCGATCACGTGCGCGTTCGTACTCGGCGAGCGGGACCTGCTGCGCGCCGGCGTGCTCGTCCTGGTGCTGCCGCTGCTGTGCACCCTCGCGGTGGCGCGCACCCGGTACCGGCTGGCGTGCGCGCGGCGGCTGGCGCCGGCGCGGCTGCCGGTGGGCCGGGAGTCCCGGATCGACCTGCGGCTGGAGAACGTGTCGCGGCTGCCGAGCGGGCTGCTGATGGTCGAGGACCGGATCCCGTACGCGCTCGGCGGGCGGGCCCGCTTCCTCATCGACCGGATCGAGCCGCAGGGAGCGCGTGAGCTGCGGTACCGGGTCCGTTCGGACGTCCGGGGCCGGTACCGGGTCGGGCCGCTGACGGTCCGGCTCACCGACCCGTTCGGGATGGTGGAGCTGGTGCGCTCCTTCAGCGCCGCCGACTCCCTCACCGTGACCCCGGAGGTGGTGCCGCTGCGTCCGGGCCGCCTGTCGGGCGCGTGGACGGGCGGCGGCGACAGCCTCGCCCGCGCGGTCGCGGCGGCGGGCGAGGACGACGTGGCGCCGCGCGACTACCGGCACGGGGACGATCTGCGCCGCGTGCACTGGCGGTCCACGGCGCGGCGCGGCGAGCTGATGGTGCGGCGCGAGGAGCAGCACTGGCAGAGCAGCGGGACGCTGTTCCTGGACACCCGCCGCAAGGCGCACCTGGGCGACGGGCCGGGCGGCACCTTCGAACGGGCGGTGTCGGTGACGGCGTCGATCGGCGTCCACCTGGTCCGGACGGGGATGCGGCTGCGGTACGTGACCGACGGCGGCGAGGAACTGCCGGCGGCGTCCGCGGACGGCGCGTTCGAGGGGCTGCTGCTGGACTCGCTTGCCGTGGTGCGCAGGTCCACGGGGAGCGCGCTGCCCGTGGAGGCGCTCGCGGCGGGTCCGGGCGGCGGGGAGCGCGGCGGACTGGTGATCGCGGTGTTCGGGGCGCTGTCCGCCGAGGACGCCGGCACCGTGGCGGCGCGCTGGCGCGGCGCCACCCGCGTGGCGGTGCTGGTCGGCGACGGGCGTGCGGACGAGGCCGCCGCGGGCGCCGCCGCGGACGTCCCGGCGTCGCGGCGGGCGGCGGACCTGCTGCGCGCGGGCGGCTGGCGAGTGGTGACGGTGCGGACGGCCGCGGAGCTGGCCGAGGCGTGGGGGCGGGCCGGCGAGGATCCCGCCCGCACGGGCTGA
- a CDS encoding MoxR family ATPase, whose amino-acid sequence MEGLAKVAGRIRGAVESVIEGKPAAVRLALTVLLAEGHLLIEDVPGVGKTMLAKALARSVDCSVRRVQFTPDLLPSDITGVSAYNQELREFEFKPGPVFANIVVGDEINRASPKTQSALLECMEERQVTVDGSTYALEPPFMVISTQNPIEMEGTYPLPEAQRDRFTARISMGYPAPSAELEMLDVHGSSSPLDRLVPVAHASDVRELIEVVRGIEVSPDVRQYVIDLISATRSHPELRLGASPRATLQLVKAARAYAALDDRDYVIPDDVQELAVPVLAHRMLTTTEAQVDGRRSEHVVADLVRRLPVPAPGR is encoded by the coding sequence CTGGAGGGCCTGGCGAAGGTCGCGGGCCGGATCAGGGGCGCCGTGGAATCGGTGATCGAGGGCAAGCCGGCGGCGGTGCGGCTCGCGCTCACGGTCCTGCTGGCGGAGGGACACCTGCTCATCGAGGACGTGCCCGGGGTCGGCAAGACGATGCTCGCCAAGGCCCTCGCCCGGTCGGTGGACTGCTCGGTCCGGCGCGTGCAGTTCACGCCCGACCTGCTGCCCAGCGACATCACGGGGGTCAGCGCCTACAACCAGGAGCTGCGCGAGTTCGAGTTCAAGCCGGGCCCGGTGTTCGCCAACATCGTGGTCGGCGACGAGATCAACCGGGCCTCCCCGAAGACGCAGTCGGCGCTGCTGGAGTGCATGGAGGAGCGGCAGGTCACGGTCGACGGCTCCACGTACGCGCTGGAACCCCCGTTCATGGTGATCTCCACGCAGAACCCGATCGAGATGGAGGGCACCTACCCGCTGCCGGAGGCGCAGCGCGACCGGTTCACCGCCCGCATCTCGATGGGGTACCCCGCCCCGTCCGCGGAGTTGGAGATGCTGGACGTGCACGGCAGTTCGTCCCCGCTGGACCGGCTCGTCCCGGTGGCGCACGCCTCCGACGTCCGCGAGCTGATCGAGGTGGTGCGGGGCATCGAGGTCTCCCCGGACGTCCGGCAGTACGTGATCGACCTCATCTCCGCGACCCGGTCGCACCCGGAGCTGCGGCTGGGCGCGTCCCCGCGCGCCACGCTGCAGCTGGTGAAGGCGGCGCGGGCGTACGCGGCACTGGACGACCGCGACTACGTGATCCCCGACGATGTCCAGGAACTGGCCGTCCCCGTACTGGCGCACCGGATGCTGACGACCACGGAGGCGCAGGTGGACGGTCGGCGGTCCGAGCACGTGGTCGCCGACCTGGTGCGCCGCCTGCCGGTCCCCGCCCCCGGGAGGTGA
- the mraZ gene encoding division/cell wall cluster transcriptional repressor MraZ produces the protein MFLGTHSPRLDDKGRLFLPAKYREELSGGLVITKGQERCLYVFPMAEFQRITEALRAAPVTEKAVRAYSRVFFASASDEIPDKQGRITIPQPLRTYAGLSKECTVIGANTRLEIWDAKAWETYLEQEEQAFSDVSEEVLPGIL, from the coding sequence GTGTTCCTCGGCACCCACTCACCGCGCCTCGACGACAAGGGACGGCTGTTCCTGCCGGCGAAGTATCGCGAGGAGCTGTCGGGGGGATTGGTGATCACGAAGGGCCAGGAACGCTGCCTGTACGTCTTCCCCATGGCGGAGTTCCAGCGCATCACCGAGGCTCTGCGCGCCGCGCCGGTCACCGAGAAGGCGGTACGGGCCTACAGCCGCGTCTTCTTCGCCAGCGCGTCCGATGAGATCCCCGACAAGCAGGGTCGCATCACCATCCCGCAGCCGCTGCGCACTTACGCGGGTCTCTCCAAGGAGTGCACCGTGATCGGGGCGAACACCCGCCTCGAGATCTGGGACGCCAAGGCCTGGGAGACCTACCTCGAGCAGGAGGAGCAGGCCTTCTCCGACGTCTCGGAGGAGGTGTTGCCAGGGATCCTCTGA
- the rsmH gene encoding 16S rRNA (cytosine(1402)-N(4))-methyltransferase RsmH translates to MGGWNMDVGDHAADAGHVPVMLGRVLELAAPAIEAVPRDETPVHIDATLGMGGHAEAMLRAHPRLRLIGLDRDTSALERSARRLAPFGDRAVLEHAVYDEIPRVLRRHGVRAAHSVLFDLGVSSPQLDEADRGFAYSYDAPLDMRMDRTQRLTAAGVVNDYPPAELARILREYGEERFAQRIAAAIVREREREPLETTRRLADLVRTAIPAATRRTGGNPAKRTFQALRIEVNGELETWRRALPAALDALPVGGRVVVLSYHSLEDRITKQVLAAQAADTTPPDLPVPLPQHEPRFRLLTRGAELPSDEETTTNPRAGSVRMRAAERVREAT, encoded by the coding sequence ATGGGGGGTTGGAACATGGACGTGGGCGACCACGCGGCCGACGCCGGTCACGTACCGGTCATGCTCGGTCGCGTCCTGGAACTGGCGGCCCCCGCGATCGAGGCCGTCCCCCGCGACGAGACCCCCGTCCACATCGACGCCACCCTGGGCATGGGCGGCCACGCCGAGGCGATGCTCCGGGCCCACCCGCGGCTGCGCCTCATCGGCCTGGACCGCGACACCAGCGCGCTGGAGCGGTCCGCCCGGCGCCTCGCCCCCTTCGGGGACCGGGCCGTCCTCGAGCACGCCGTCTACGACGAGATTCCGCGCGTGCTGCGCCGCCACGGCGTCCGCGCCGCGCACAGCGTCCTGTTCGACCTCGGCGTCTCCTCCCCGCAGCTCGACGAGGCCGACCGCGGCTTCGCCTACTCCTACGACGCCCCCCTCGACATGCGCATGGACCGCACCCAGCGGCTCACCGCGGCGGGCGTCGTCAACGACTACCCGCCCGCCGAGCTCGCCCGCATCCTGCGCGAGTACGGCGAGGAGCGGTTCGCCCAGCGCATCGCGGCCGCGATCGTCCGCGAGCGCGAGCGCGAACCCCTGGAGACGACCCGGCGGCTCGCCGACCTCGTGCGCACCGCGATCCCGGCCGCGACCCGCCGCACCGGCGGCAACCCGGCCAAGCGCACCTTCCAGGCGCTGCGCATCGAGGTGAACGGCGAACTGGAAACCTGGCGCCGGGCGCTGCCCGCCGCCCTGGACGCGCTCCCGGTCGGCGGCCGGGTCGTCGTCCTCAGCTACCACTCCCTCGAGGACCGCATCACCAAGCAGGTCCTCGCCGCGCAGGCGGCCGACACCACCCCGCCGGACCTGCCGGTCCCGCTGCCCCAGCACGAGCCGCGATTCCGGCTGCTCACCCGCGGGGCCGAGCTGCCGTCCGACGAGGAGACCACCACCAACCCGCGGGCCGGATCGGTGCGGATGCGCGCCGCCGAGCGGGTCCGGGAGGCGACATGA
- a CDS encoding penicillin-binding protein 2 — MTQRPGRGAAGPSPGRRGPQGRASRGSAGRDDKSGPGAARASGRADGTGGRGGTRRPARGGTTPAPRSSDPAKPSGGTGAGKPNGTQGSGKPRPAKTAAKTAAKTGSAKTGSAKTGSAKNASAKKASAKAAAPRSGSAKKGSGTAAGRRIPVASPQGRAPARPRDDARGVGGRPRRRRTGGGSGPPRGPRRHRGVFDRRDPLKRLNIGLLAVAFVLSLFAGRLVQLQTIDDDRYAELALRQRVQEIDLPALRGDITDAKGNPFAMTVEARSVFVDPSIIEPEKRQEIVNALAPTLGLNPANVMKAVSKPDTQFVYLAHGVRPEKARMINDWGFAGIGTLPEYRREYPNGSLAASVIGFVNDSGKGAAGLEAAMDGVLAGRDGRQRVELSLEGQHIPMGEDQKQDPVPGKGVRLTLLQDLQYKAQQAITEQVAASRAESGSAIVMDPRTGEILAMASAPGFDPNEYAKSNPAVWGSPLVQDAFEPGSTGKVATAAAVLEHGGVTPHTPFVVPDRIGRHDRVFNDSHPHPTERLTFAGVLAESSNVGTILASERITEERLYKTLREFGFGEKTGLNLPGETAGSLRTPDRWSGVDRYTIAFGQGLSVNAVQMASVYATIANGGVRVQPSLVAGTVDENDEFDAAAEPASRRVVGADTARQISDMLEGVTTAEGTAPKAQIEGYRVAGKTGTAERVNPECGCYKGGGYVASFAGFAPADDPRLVVQVVLENPRRGSHYGGDVAAPVFRDVMSFALQTQKIPPTGSEPPTIRTHARN, encoded by the coding sequence GTGACCCAGCGGCCGGGACGCGGGGCCGCCGGGCCGTCGCCCGGCCGCCGCGGCCCGCAGGGGCGCGCGTCCCGGGGCTCGGCGGGACGGGACGACAAGAGCGGCCCGGGCGCGGCGCGCGCGTCCGGGCGCGCCGACGGGACGGGCGGGCGCGGCGGCACGCGCCGCCCGGCCCGCGGCGGCACGACTCCCGCACCCCGCTCGTCCGACCCCGCCAAGCCGTCCGGCGGGACCGGCGCCGGGAAGCCGAACGGGACGCAGGGCTCGGGCAAGCCGCGCCCCGCCAAGACGGCGGCCAAGACGGCGGCCAAGACCGGATCGGCCAAGACGGGATCGGCCAAGACCGGATCGGCGAAGAACGCCTCCGCGAAGAAGGCCTCCGCCAAAGCGGCCGCGCCCCGGAGCGGCTCCGCGAAGAAAGGCTCGGGCACGGCCGCCGGGAGGCGCATCCCCGTCGCGTCGCCGCAGGGCCGTGCGCCCGCCCGGCCCCGCGACGACGCCCGCGGGGTCGGCGGACGGCCGCGCCGGCGGCGGACCGGCGGCGGTTCGGGCCCGCCGCGGGGACCGCGGCGGCACCGCGGCGTGTTCGACCGCCGCGACCCGCTCAAACGACTCAACATCGGGCTCCTCGCCGTGGCGTTCGTGCTGTCGCTGTTCGCCGGGCGCCTCGTCCAGCTCCAGACCATCGACGACGACCGGTACGCGGAGCTGGCGCTGCGGCAGCGCGTGCAGGAGATCGACCTGCCCGCCCTGCGCGGCGACATCACCGACGCCAAGGGCAACCCGTTCGCCATGACGGTCGAGGCCCGGTCGGTGTTCGTGGACCCGTCGATCATCGAGCCGGAGAAGCGGCAGGAGATCGTCAACGCGCTGGCGCCCACGCTCGGGCTCAATCCGGCCAACGTGATGAAGGCGGTCAGCAAGCCCGACACCCAGTTCGTATATCTGGCGCACGGGGTCCGGCCGGAGAAGGCGCGCATGATCAACGACTGGGGTTTCGCCGGGATCGGAACTTTGCCGGAGTATCGCCGGGAGTATCCCAACGGTTCACTGGCCGCGAGCGTCATAGGTTTCGTGAACGACTCCGGCAAGGGCGCGGCCGGGCTGGAGGCCGCGATGGACGGCGTGCTCGCGGGCCGCGACGGCCGGCAGCGCGTCGAACTCAGCCTCGAGGGCCAGCACATCCCGATGGGCGAGGACCAGAAGCAGGACCCGGTCCCCGGCAAGGGCGTCCGCCTCACCCTGCTCCAGGACCTGCAGTACAAGGCGCAGCAGGCCATCACCGAGCAGGTCGCGGCCAGCAGGGCCGAGAGCGGCAGCGCCATCGTCATGGACCCGCGCACCGGCGAGATCCTCGCGATGGCGTCCGCGCCCGGGTTCGACCCGAACGAGTACGCGAAGTCGAATCCCGCCGTATGGGGGAGCCCGCTCGTCCAGGACGCCTTCGAGCCCGGCAGCACCGGGAAGGTCGCGACGGCCGCGGCCGTCCTGGAGCACGGCGGCGTCACCCCGCACACCCCGTTCGTCGTCCCCGACCGGATCGGCCGCCACGACCGCGTGTTCAACGACTCGCACCCGCACCCGACCGAGCGGCTCACGTTCGCCGGGGTGCTCGCCGAGTCCAGCAACGTCGGCACCATCCTGGCCAGCGAGCGCATCACCGAGGAGCGGCTCTACAAGACGCTGCGGGAGTTCGGGTTCGGGGAGAAGACCGGGCTGAACCTGCCCGGCGAGACCGCTGGCAGCCTCCGGACGCCCGACCGATGGTCCGGGGTCGACCGGTACACGATCGCGTTCGGGCAGGGCCTCTCGGTGAACGCCGTGCAGATGGCGAGCGTCTACGCGACGATCGCCAACGGCGGCGTGCGGGTCCAGCCGAGCCTCGTCGCCGGGACGGTCGACGAGAACGACGAGTTCGACGCGGCGGCCGAGCCCGCCAGCAGGCGGGTGGTCGGCGCCGACACGGCACGGCAGATCAGCGACATGCTGGAGGGCGTCACCACCGCCGAGGGAACCGCGCCCAAGGCGCAGATCGAGGGGTACCGGGTCGCCGGCAAGACCGGCACGGCCGAGCGGGTCAACCCCGAGTGCGGCTGTTACAAGGGCGGCGGCTACGTGGCGTCCTTCGCCGGGTTCGCCCCGGCCGACGACCCGCGGCTCGTCGTTCAGGTCGTCCTGGAGAACCCCAGGCGCGGCAGCCACTATGGTGGCGACGTCGCGGCCCCGGTCTTCCGGGACGTGATGAGCTTCGCGCTGCAGACCCAGAAGATCCCGCCGACGGGAAGCGAACCGCCGACGATCCGGACCCACGCGCGGAACTGA
- a CDS encoding UDP-N-acetylmuramoyl-L-alanyl-D-glutamate--2,6-diaminopimelate ligase codes for MRPTTNPARSLSGLAELFGIEAGDLPRELARTSATGITHDSRAVRPGDVYAALPGTRAHGAQFAAQAARAGAVAVLTDPAGHERAAASGLPVLVVPDVRARLGDAASWVYGEPGRDITLVGVTGTSGKTTTVFLAEAGMRAAGLETGLVGGVEIRAGRDTVPSALTTPEATDLHGLLAMMRERGVGAAAMEVSSHALVQGRVGGAVYEVAVFTNLSQDHLDYHPTMQDYFLAKARLFTPEYSRVGVVNLDDHYGRELLEIATVPTTTFSASGDPGADWRAEDVRLGADGATFRVVGPGGVEADASVRLPGPFNVANALAAIVALVEAGITLQAAVHGVAACPGVPGRLERVDEGQDFVALVDYSHKPGAVEAVLNALRPVTEGRLALVLGCGGDRDRGKRPLMGEAALRLSDMAYFTNDNPRSEDPLAILTAMVEGGLKVPQPQRAHVVVEPDRAAAIALAVGRARRGDVLVIAGKGHEQGQNVAGEVHPFDDREVVRAALRRHLGETRGAGTQA; via the coding sequence ATGCGTCCGACCACCAATCCGGCCCGCTCGCTGAGCGGGCTAGCGGAACTCTTCGGGATCGAGGCCGGTGACCTGCCCCGGGAACTCGCGCGGACGTCCGCCACCGGGATCACGCACGATTCCCGCGCCGTCCGCCCCGGCGACGTCTACGCGGCGCTGCCCGGCACGCGCGCGCACGGCGCCCAGTTCGCCGCGCAGGCCGCGCGGGCCGGGGCCGTCGCCGTCCTCACCGACCCGGCCGGGCACGAGCGGGCCGCCGCGAGCGGCCTGCCGGTCCTGGTCGTCCCGGACGTCCGGGCGCGGCTCGGCGACGCGGCGTCCTGGGTGTACGGGGAGCCCGGCCGCGACATCACGCTCGTCGGCGTCACCGGCACCAGCGGCAAGACCACGACGGTGTTCCTCGCCGAGGCGGGGATGCGCGCCGCCGGTCTCGAGACGGGCCTGGTCGGCGGCGTCGAGATCCGCGCGGGCCGCGACACGGTGCCGAGCGCGCTGACCACGCCGGAGGCCACCGACCTGCACGGCCTGCTCGCGATGATGCGCGAGCGCGGCGTCGGCGCCGCCGCGATGGAGGTGTCCAGCCACGCGCTCGTCCAGGGGCGGGTCGGCGGCGCCGTCTACGAGGTCGCGGTGTTCACGAACCTGTCCCAGGACCACCTGGACTACCACCCGACCATGCAGGACTACTTCCTCGCGAAGGCCCGGCTGTTCACCCCGGAGTACTCCCGCGTCGGCGTGGTCAACCTCGACGACCACTACGGCCGCGAGCTGCTGGAGATCGCCACCGTCCCGACCACGACGTTCTCCGCGTCGGGCGACCCGGGCGCCGACTGGCGCGCCGAGGACGTGCGGCTCGGCGCGGACGGCGCGACGTTCCGCGTGGTCGGCCCCGGCGGCGTCGAGGCCGACGCGAGCGTGCGGCTCCCCGGCCCGTTCAACGTCGCCAACGCGCTCGCCGCGATCGTCGCGCTGGTGGAGGCCGGGATCACCCTGCAGGCCGCCGTGCACGGCGTCGCGGCGTGTCCGGGCGTCCCCGGGCGGCTGGAGCGGGTCGACGAGGGGCAGGACTTCGTCGCCCTCGTCGACTACTCGCACAAGCCCGGCGCGGTGGAGGCCGTGCTGAACGCGCTGCGCCCGGTGACCGAGGGACGGCTCGCGCTGGTGCTGGGCTGCGGCGGCGACCGCGACCGCGGCAAGCGGCCGCTGATGGGCGAGGCCGCGCTGCGGCTGTCCGACATGGCGTATTTCACGAACGACAACCCGCGGTCGGAAGATCCGCTCGCGATCCTCACCGCTATGGTCGAGGGCGGGCTCAAGGTGCCGCAGCCGCAGCGGGCGCACGTCGTGGTGGAACCCGACCGTGCCGCCGCCATCGCGCTGGCCGTCGGCCGGGCCCGTCGCGGCGACGTCCTGGTCATCGCGGGCAAAGGGCACGAGCAGGGCCAGAACGTGGCCGGCGAGGTGCATCCGTTCGACGACCGCGAGGTCGTCCGCGCGGCGCTTCGGCGCCACCTGGGTGAGACGAGAGGGGCGGGGACGCAGGCGTGA